One genomic segment of Candidatus Saccharimonas sp. includes these proteins:
- the rplU gene encoding 50S ribosomal protein L21: MKKAVIKVGGKQFIVGEKETLLVDLLPQGTKELELDALMLINGDKVEVGTPVVKGVKVSAKVVDELVKGEKIRVIRYKAKKRVHKENGHRQKYTKIEIASIK, encoded by the coding sequence ATGAAAAAAGCAGTCATAAAAGTTGGCGGTAAACAATTTATCGTTGGCGAAAAAGAGACCCTTCTGGTGGACCTCCTCCCGCAAGGAACAAAAGAGCTCGAACTTGATGCTTTGATGCTTATTAATGGCGACAAAGTGGAAGTTGGAACTCCTGTTGTGAAAGGCGTGAAAGTTTCCGCTAAAGTTGTTGACGAACTTGTTAAGGGCGAAAAAATCCGTGTGATCCGTTACAAGGCTAAAAAACGAGTTCACAAAGAAAACGGACATCGTCAAAAATACACTAAAATTGAAATTGCTTCAATTAAATAA
- a CDS encoding DUF11 domain-containing protein: MLVKNKLQILGVAAFAALIGAVALGGSAFAYGPERKTFTAENPADYVTFNSITNNPTVGDERNFVRVRQAGVGNFVDSIDIVPGREYEVYIYYHNNAKSSLNSKENSYRGIALGAKLNTIVPSAIVKGKEGLVRAEITARNARPQKVWDQAVLRSPSRDVALRYIQGSAKITTKGAANGQILNGGNLFGSGTNLGYDSLNGILPGCDQYSGVITYRFKADYADFETTKTVSKAGANNFAKNQNIGLNDEVEFKITYKNTGTISQNNVNIKDLLPAGLVLIPGTTRITTPSDAAGKILSDNIVKSGVNIGNYSFGGSATITFRAKIDASKLICGNNTITNTAQVLTENGGKSDKATITVQKNCTPQERKEFCEIPGKGNLKKNDPNCNDKCKITGLENLAANDPKCAEVPSELPHTGPAEAAMMVIAIMAITGAVAYWYRSREEMKKATAEFTKKANDVVKSEATKTHEAKKSEKVEKK; this comes from the coding sequence ATGTTAGTAAAAAATAAATTACAAATTTTGGGGGTTGCGGCATTCGCAGCCCTCATCGGGGCGGTAGCTTTAGGCGGAAGTGCTTTCGCTTATGGTCCAGAAAGGAAAACCTTCACTGCCGAAAACCCTGCCGACTATGTAACATTTAACTCTATTACAAATAATCCAACCGTTGGGGATGAACGAAATTTTGTTCGAGTTCGTCAAGCTGGCGTGGGAAATTTTGTTGATAGTATTGATATTGTACCTGGTCGAGAATACGAAGTTTATATCTATTATCACAATAATGCAAAAAGCTCTTTAAATTCAAAAGAGAATAGCTATCGTGGAATTGCTTTAGGTGCAAAACTTAATACAATTGTTCCTTCAGCTATTGTGAAAGGTAAAGAGGGTCTTGTGCGGGCAGAAATTACCGCTCGAAACGCCCGACCACAGAAAGTTTGGGACCAAGCTGTTTTGCGTTCTCCTTCGCGAGATGTTGCTTTGAGATATATTCAAGGCTCAGCTAAAATTACAACAAAAGGTGCAGCAAATGGTCAAATCTTGAATGGAGGAAATCTATTCGGTTCTGGCACAAACCTTGGTTATGATAGCTTAAATGGAATACTCCCTGGATGTGACCAATATTCAGGTGTTATAACTTATCGATTCAAAGCAGATTATGCAGATTTCGAAACAACTAAAACAGTTTCGAAAGCTGGTGCAAATAATTTTGCAAAAAATCAAAATATTGGTTTAAATGATGAAGTTGAATTTAAAATCACTTATAAGAACACTGGAACAATTTCACAAAATAATGTAAATATTAAAGATTTACTTCCTGCTGGATTAGTTCTTATTCCTGGAACAACTCGAATTACAACTCCATCAGATGCTGCTGGTAAAATCTTGAGTGATAATATTGTGAAATCTGGAGTTAATATCGGAAATTACTCGTTTGGTGGTTCTGCAACGATAACCTTCCGTGCAAAAATTGATGCTTCGAAATTAATTTGTGGAAACAATACAATCACAAATACGGCTCAAGTTTTAACTGAAAACGGCGGAAAGTCTGATAAAGCAACTATAACTGTGCAAAAAAATTGTACACCGCAAGAACGCAAAGAATTTTGTGAAATTCCTGGAAAAGGAAACTTAAAGAAGAATGACCCAAATTGTAACGATAAATGTAAAATTACGGGTCTTGAAAATCTTGCAGCTAATGATCCGAAATGTGCTGAAGTTCCAAGTGAACTACCACATACTGGTCCTGCTGAGGCTGCAATGATGGTGATTGCGATTATGGCGATTACTGGTGCCGTAGCCTACTGGTACCGAAGTCGTGAAGAAATGAAAAAAGCAACTGCTGAATTTACGAAAAAAGCAAATGATGTTGTTAAATCTGAAGCGACAAAAACTCATGAAGCTAAAAAATCTGAAAAAGTAGAGAAAAAATAG